The Amycolatopsis endophytica genome includes the window CCGTACGAGGACGCGGCGGGCTACCGGTTCAACCCGTTCGACCTGACGAAGGTGTGGCCGCACGGCGACTACCCGCTCATCGAGGTCGGGCGGATGACGCTGGACCGCAACCCCACCGACAACCACGCGGAGATCGAACAGGCCGCGTTCCAGCCGAACAACCTGGTGCCCGGCATCGGGCCCAGCCCGGACCGCATGCTGCTGGCGCGGCTGTTCTCCTACGCCGACGCCCACCGCTACCGCATCGGCGCGAACTACCAGCAGCTGCCGGTGAACGCGCCGGTCGTGCCGGTGCACTCGTATTCCAAGGACGGCGCGATGGCCTACCGCAAGGTCACCGATCCGGTGTACGCGCCCAACTCCCACGGCGGCCCGGCCGCGGACACCGAACGCCACGGCAGCCCACCCACGTGGGAGACCGACGGGCGGATCGTGCGGTCGGCCTACGTCTCCCACGCCGAGGACGACGACTGGGGCCAGCCGGGCACGATGGTCCGCGAGGTGCTCGACGACGCGGCCCGCGACCGCTTGGTCGACAATGTGGTCGGGCATCTGCTCAACGGCGTCACCGAACCGGTGCTCCAGCGTGCCTTCGGCTACTGGCACAACATCGACGAGAACATCGGCGACCGCATCGAGGACGGCGTGCGGGCCAAGCAGGACGAGAAGGACCCGAAGGCCGCCGAGCAGGCCAACCCGGCCCGCAGCAGCATGCAGCACAAAGCCTGACGACGCGCCCGGGAGCGTGGGACTCGCGGACGGCGCGAGTCCCACCTTCCGGCGCGTGAGTTCCGCGGTCGGGGTCAGTGGGGGGCGGGTGCGGGCTCCAGCAGCAGGACCGGGATCTGCCGGTCGGTCTTCTCCTGGTACTCCGCGTAGGGCGGGAACGCCTCGACCGAGCGCTTCCACCACACCTCGCGCTCGTCGCCGGTGGCCTCGCGCGCGATCATGTCGAACACCTGCTCGCCGTCACGCACCTCGACCCGCTGATCGGCCAGCGCGTTGAGGTACCAGACCGGGTTCTTCGGCGCGCCACCCAGCGACGCCACGGCCGCGTAGACGCCGTCGTGCTCGACGCGCATCAGCGGCGCCTTGCGCAGTTTGCCCGACTTCCGGCCGACGGTGGTCAGCACGATCACCGACAGCCCCTGCATCGACACGCCCTCCGTGCCACCGGAACTCTCGATCTGCTCGACCTGCTTGCGGGAGAAGTCCATCGTGCTGGGTTCGTACTCGCCTGTCAGCGGCATGCGGCCGTCCTTTCGTCGAAGATCGTCCTCGAACAGCCGCAACGCGGTCACCGCCCCGGTGATTCCCGGATCGCGGGCTCGGCCAGGTGCTCCCGCATGAACTGTGTCAGCCAGTGCTGCGCCGGGGTGCGGGCGTGGCTGTGCCGCGTGTATACCGAGACCTGCGCGGGCTCGATGTCCATCGGCAGTTCCAGCAGCCGCACCCGGTGATCCGTCGCGAAGACCTCCGCCACCAGCCGGGGCACCATCGCGACCAGTTCACTGTCCTGCACCAGGTAGGGCAGCGTGGAAAACCGTGTCACCTCCAGCACGATCCGGTCCAGCAGGCCACGCGCCTCCAGCGCCCGCCGGGGGCCTTCGTGGCCCGCGGGCCCGAACACCGCGATGTGCCGTTCCGCCGTCAGCTCCTCCAGCGACATCCGGGTGCCGCGCAGCCGGGGGTGGCGCGCGGCGACCATGCCGACGTAGCCCTCCGAGAACAACGGGATCCGCGCCACCCGCTGCGAGGTGATCAGCGGCGAGGCCACGAACGCGTCGATCTCGCCGCGGCCGAGCTGGTCCACCGCGCTGTCCACGTCCAGTGGCCGGACCGTCAGCGTGACGCCGGGCGCCCGCGACGGCAGTGCCGCCATCAGACGCGGCAGCAGCGACACCTCGCCCAGGTCCGACAGGCACAGCGTGAACCGGGCACGCGCGGTCGCCGGATCGAACGAGTGGGCGCCGCTGACCGTGGATTCGATTTCGGCCAGCGCGTGGTGCAGCGGCGGGTACAACGCCTGCGCCGTCGTGGTCGGTACCAGCCCGCGACCGCCGCGGCGGAACAGTTCGTCGGAAAACCGGCGGCGCAGCTTCTGCAGGCTGTAGCTGACCGTCGGCTGCGTGACGTGCATCGACTCGGCGGTGGCCGTCACGCTGCGGGTTTCGTAGAGCAGCACGAAGGTCCGGACGAGGTTCAGGTCGAAGTCACGCATCATCGATCCCGTCTATGCGGCAGGCCGGCAACATTGATTGGAGCATGTCCGGGTGATCTGCCACGCTCGGGGGAACCCGCCGTCGAGGAGGACATCGCGCATGCCGACCGTCCGCGAGATCGCCCACGAGTTCCTGGAACGCCGTGGTCTCACCACGATCTTCGGCAACCCCGGCTCGAACGAGCTGCCGTTCCTGGCCGAGCTGCCGGACACCTTCGACTACGTCCTCGGCCTGCACGAGGGTGTCGTCGTCGGGATGGCCGACGGGTACGCGCAGGCCACCGGACGCCCGGTGCTGGTCAACCTGCACGCGGCCGCCGGATCGGGCAACGCGATGGGCGCGCTCACCAACTCCGTCCACTCCCGCTCACCCCTGGTGCTCACCGCGGGCCAGCAGGTGCGGTCGGCGATCGGCATGGACGCGATGCTCGCCAACCAGGACGCCACCCAGCTCATGCGCCCGCTCGTCGGCTGGGCCGGCGAACCGAGCTGCCCGGCCGACGTGCCGCGCTCGCTCGCGCAGGCCGTGTTCGAAGCCGAACTGCAGCGGCGCCCCACCTATCTGTCCGTGCCCTACGACGACTGGACCGCCGACCTCGACGACAACGCCGCCGCCACCCTCGACCGCACCGTCCGGCGCGGCCTGGCCCCCGGTCAGGGCCAGCTCGACGACCTCGCCGCCCGGTTCGCCGCCGCCCGCGACCCGGTGCTGGTGCTCGGCGGCGACGTCGACGCGCTCGGCCTGTTCGACCGCGCCGTGGCCTTCGCCGAGCACCTCGCGCTGCCGGTGTGGGTCGCGCCGTCGCCGCACCGGCTGCCCTTCCCCAACCGCCACCCGCTCTTCCGCGGCGTGCTGCCCGCCGGGATCGGCGCGGTGTCCTCCGCGCTCGCGGGGCACGACCTGGTTGTCGTGCTGGGGGCGCCGGTGTTCCGCTACCACCAGCACGTGCCCGGGCCGTTCCTGCCCGAGGGGGCCGAGCTCGTGCAGGTCACCGACGATCCCGCCGCCGCCGCCCGCGCGCCGGTGGGGGAGTCCCTGGTCGCCGGCCCCGGCCCGGTCCTCGACGGCCTGCTCGCCCGGCTGCCCGCCCGAGAACCGGGGGAGACCGCCTTCGTGCCGAACCCCGAGCCCGGCACCGGTGAGCGGGCCCTGCATCCGGAGCAGGTGTTCGCCGCGCTGCGCGACACCCAGCCCGCCGACACCAGCTACGTCGTCGAGTCCACGTCCACGAACTCGGCGTGGTGGCGCCAGATGGACCTGCGCCGTCCCGGCTCGTACTTCTGGCCCGCCGCCGGTGGTCTCGGGTTCGGGATGCCCGCGGCGGTCGGCGTGGCGATGGGCCTGCCCGGGCGGCAGGTCGTCGGGGTGATCGGTGACGGGTCGGCGAACTACGGCATCACCGCGCTGTGGACCGCGGCGCGGTACCGGGTGCCGGTGACGTTCGTGATCCTGCGCAACGGCACCTACGGCGCGCTGCGCTGGTTCGCCGGTCTGCTGGGCACCGAGGACGTGCCGGGCACCGAGATCCCGGGCATGGACTTCACGGCGATCGCCGCCGGGTACGGCGTCCCGGGGACCACCGTGTCCGATGTGGACGATCTACGGGCCCAGCTCAAGACCACACCGGCCGGACCGCGC containing:
- the mdlC gene encoding benzoylformate decarboxylase; the protein is MPTVREIAHEFLERRGLTTIFGNPGSNELPFLAELPDTFDYVLGLHEGVVVGMADGYAQATGRPVLVNLHAAAGSGNAMGALTNSVHSRSPLVLTAGQQVRSAIGMDAMLANQDATQLMRPLVGWAGEPSCPADVPRSLAQAVFEAELQRRPTYLSVPYDDWTADLDDNAAATLDRTVRRGLAPGQGQLDDLAARFAAARDPVLVLGGDVDALGLFDRAVAFAEHLALPVWVAPSPHRLPFPNRHPLFRGVLPAGIGAVSSALAGHDLVVVLGAPVFRYHQHVPGPFLPEGAELVQVTDDPAAAARAPVGESLVAGPGPVLDGLLARLPAREPGETAFVPNPEPGTGERALHPEQVFAALRDTQPADTSYVVESTSTNSAWWRQMDLRRPGSYFWPAAGGLGFGMPAAVGVAMGLPGRQVVGVIGDGSANYGITALWTAARYRVPVTFVILRNGTYGALRWFAGLLGTEDVPGTEIPGMDFTAIAAGYGVPGTTVSDVDDLRAQLKTTPAGPRLIQVDTELTTP
- a CDS encoding nitroreductase family deazaflavin-dependent oxidoreductase, which encodes MPLTGEYEPSTMDFSRKQVEQIESSGGTEGVSMQGLSVIVLTTVGRKSGKLRKAPLMRVEHDGVYAAVASLGGAPKNPVWYLNALADQRVEVRDGEQVFDMIAREATGDEREVWWKRSVEAFPPYAEYQEKTDRQIPVLLLEPAPAPH
- a CDS encoding LysR family transcriptional regulator, coding for MMRDFDLNLVRTFVLLYETRSVTATAESMHVTQPTVSYSLQKLRRRFSDELFRRGGRGLVPTTTAQALYPPLHHALAEIESTVSGAHSFDPATARARFTLCLSDLGEVSLLPRLMAALPSRAPGVTLTVRPLDVDSAVDQLGRGEIDAFVASPLITSQRVARIPLFSEGYVGMVAARHPRLRGTRMSLEELTAERHIAVFGPAGHEGPRRALEARGLLDRIVLEVTRFSTLPYLVQDSELVAMVPRLVAEVFATDHRVRLLELPMDIEPAQVSVYTRHSHARTPAQHWLTQFMREHLAEPAIRESPGR